In Arachis hypogaea cultivar Tifrunner chromosome 7, arahy.Tifrunner.gnm2.J5K5, whole genome shotgun sequence, the genomic window aaaatttattgaaTATGAAAATATGTTCTAATTagtaaaaattgaatataaaaagtgtatatatatatgtaacaaattttaaatgataatatataattaaaattatacatTTTGAATTCAATAGTGCATGTATAATtttcttcaaaaagaaaaaaaaaaacacaacacAACATGTCAAATTGTCAATCATCATGTAGGGCAAGGTTGCATCTTACAAATTGCAATAGTAATAAAACTGTAATGAAGAGACATTAGGTGTGTCCCACAAAGAAGGCAACAAATTATATAATATGGGTTTCTTTTGCTCTCTTTTTCCCTCTCTTCCAAAAAAGCTTTTTCCCCTCTCTCCATATTACTATTTGATTAGATTGACATGACTCCTCTGATGACCTATGTGTGTCTTTGCATGAATTCCATTTCTACAAAACGGTGTCGTCTTCTCTCCCTTTTCAAATCCTTCCTACCTACTAGCTAGTGTAGATAATTATGTTCAATACATTCATTTTATTagccttaaaaatattttttaattaataatagtaGAATTAATGAATTTCTTATTTCTAACGATATTGCTTTTTCTCTCTAATAAATTTTCGTTATCTATATTTCAGTATTATATCATTTTTCTAAGCCATTTTTCAtgcatttagaaaataaaaagtgaaaaatgaaagatttctcattaTCATATATGAAAGGCACAAGTCACTTGTGAAAAAGCAAGAAGCCAAGGTGTTTGAAGAGTGATAAACCAATGCAAAGATCCGAATATATATCATCACAAAAGGGAATATCACATGCATATGGCAATACAATACACTGatgggtgatgatgatgatgatggagaggTTTGGATGGACGGTTGATGTTTGATTCTTTTCAATCACAAACATAGCCAACACATATGCCACTATACTTACTCAAAGCCAAATCAAAGAAGAAAGGTAAATTGAATATTTGATTACCAAAAGGAACATACATGCTTTCATTTTTCACTTTAATTTGCTTTATCACATGCCACTCAGTTTTACAATGTTCCCCATCAAACTTGTTACAAATTAGTGTCCATTTGTGCTTGTTTAGTGGTAAACATTAGCAATAGTagagattttaatttaaaaaaaaaacacacaatgtTTTGTCTAATAAAgttaagcatagaaaaatatcattattattataaatttaattttgatacattgtcAGTATTAAATAGTTTTATACATGTATTCAATTACGTAACATCACATCAACACAAATAACTACCTTTTACATTGATTAATAATCACATAAATAGTcatttaaaagaataatttttttttggtttcctacAGTATCCTCTaacccgacaggtcaaggactaatccgtcgcgatactgagctccatttaaaggtTTGTCGCTGGTCAATGGATTACTGCATGCATAAGGTAGGATTCGAACCCCATTCAAAAGAATAGATATGTGTGATTATAtgactgtataaaatattttacactatcaATGACTAAGTACATTAATTAAACTCATTATTATTTGCTAATGTATGTTTCAACAAAAATTACTAGCTAGACCGCGTTCTATATATTTATGTTGGCTAATCTTTCTCTCAAGTATCTAACATATATTAGAAGATCTAAGATTAAGGTACATTAGAAAGCAAACTAACCCTAATCCCCAAAAAAATCAATGTTGAAACCCTAAaagaagatatataaaccaaGCTTAGCTTGTTTGGTTTATAATTTGTAAAACACATAGTTTGGTTTAATTAGAGTAACTTTTGCTTTCTTACTCATAAGTTTTAAACTGTATGTAACACaacataattttatcaaattatacatattaaaacaaactaaaatttaattcaaaacattatatataatatgcaTACGCAATAAGAATGTGTGCTAGAAAAACTATATATGGAAAAATTGGTTCAAATTTAGGCCACATTTTGAGAATATGCATCAAATCTATTAAAGACAATCCCTACCCTAGTTCTTACAGCACATTCCGGGCATCACAATTTTATCTGTCTACTATTTTtcaatagaaaatatttttttattattattagataactTTCATAAATTTATGATGTCGTCACCATtgtattttagaataaaaaaattttcaagtataCTGTGGTACCGatgtttcaataatttttaactgttaatcttaattataaaaaatatatataatatatataattaagattaacagTTAAAAATTAATGATATATCGATATGAGTATATGATGATACACTTAAAAATCTTCCTTTAGAATAAACTGTAAATTTCATTTATTAAAATGAGAGCCAAATtctatctaataataataaattttaatacaataattacataaaaaaacTTAGCATTATTCTACATTCCTCTTATCGTAGTTAtgtttaatttaatcttttagattagagaaatattatatttattctcTAACAACTAATATCTTGTTGACGGTCATATATAGTGGATTTTACATAAAGAGGTATAGTTGTGTTGAAAAGTAGAGATACAATGGATtaagatttttaattatatttttatttttaagtttttataaaaaaataaaagatatttctttattttttattatttgttgcaaaaaaaattaaaataaaagtataaataaataGATCCTATTAGAGTTTTAActccaaaataataatttaattatattactacattttataatcataaatcaaattaACCTCTTATACAAATTATATTTTAACGTTGctaataaaataagatatcaacGTATGAATAATTAAGTGTTATATATGTATTACAAAATTACAAATgagcaaaatattttttttgatatgTGATATATAAGGCTGCATGAATTTAAAAGGAAACTAAGactgaaagataaaaattaatttaaatttttgtattgtatttattgtaaaatatatataattaaattatgtatcattattatgtttgatttataataaatatgaagattgaaaaatatatttagaattaaaattaaataaaaatattttaaaaaaatattattataatttcagtttttattctaaaaattttaattttttgtatttttattttctaaaaatgctaaaaagattgaatttttgtgtctcaaaattttaattttaatttcaatttcaatctttAATCGTTAAACACAACACATAATTTTAGTCCTCCAATAATCTTAATTTTAATCCCAAAAAAGTAACACAACCTAACTGACAATGTTAGTATTTCATGTGATACTTAATAGTTCAAATTTAATTTGTGAGAGAGCCTATAAATTGATTCATGGTTTTTAAAACTATGGATTAAGTTTATCAAGTAGAATGCTCGAAAATCAAATTAATCAATGGATTTGTTTATATTATGACATGATTAACATGCACAGTGTGACATAGCAAGAGCAATACATGTGTAGAGTAGTTGTCTGCAAGAAATGAGTTATATGAAAAATCCTATTTGTCAAACTATCAACAGTAGTAGTACACATACATGAACAGTGCTATTCCAAAGACCAATGCAAGGCAAGGAACCTGAGACTAATTAAGATAGTGTGAGATTGTGACTTTTATAACTGCGTTTGAAATAAAGACTAGCAGATACagattagaaaacaaaaattaaaaaataaattaaattacatttttatattatatttaatataaaaatatataaaattaaattatattttaatattttattatatttataatattaaaagaattagaattttatatttaaaattaaaattttaattccgATCTCAATTTATAGAATATAATACTGATGATACCACTTTTTTCCGTTTCTAAGGTTCTATTTGTTTATAAAGACTGGACACTGAGACAAAGATACTAAGATACAGAATTGTGTTTGACAAAGGAGACATAAATAGAGATAATGTATTAAAAGacattaaattagtgtattttgtatccaTCAAAGAACACAAAGATACTAACAatggacacaacttatttttcatttttttattattcttgttaatttttataattatattttttattattatatttttcgtctcaaattttttgaattaaaaaaataaaaataaattagattttcataatttgttttaatttattactaaacagaacacaaaattttgtgtctctatccTTTTATATTTTGTTCTCAGAAACAAATGTAACCTAAAAATTAAGTTTGTTTATAGAGTCGAGACATTGAGATAGAatacagaaaaaaaattatatttaataaataagacataaataaaaatattatgtctttagacactaaattaatatattttatatttattttaataaaaaaataaaaatattataaaaaatataatttattttttatttttttattattcttactaattttttataattatatatattttaaaatttttaaaaaaataaaaataaattaaatttttataatttattttaatttattattaaataaaatataaaaatacaaaattttatatttctatctgTTCCATCTTATTTTCAGTATCTTAACAAACACCGTCTAAACAAACATTAGGTTGTAGCACACAGAAGACAAGACATAGATGAATGAGTATGTGTATGAGATGAGTATGTATGTAGATGTATGGTGATTTCATTGGGAAGGAAAACTGAGTGTGTTGTTGCAGAGACACACGTTATCCCTGTGTTGTAGCCCCCCTCTCTGTCCGCACCCTCCTCTCTTCACAAACACAAACTCTCAGTCATACAAAACAACCCACTGTTCACCCCTCTCTGTTCCTATCCATTTTCCAATGAACCCAAACACTTCTCTCTTCTAgtactctttcttctttttttattgacAGACCCAACAGAACTCGTCCTTAAAAAACACGGGTGGTGTCCATAATTTAGGGTATGTTGGATTTTTGTAGGAATAAAgtgaaataattaatttgtttcaaGCTTCATTTGCGGGAGTCCTTTCTGATCTCATCTTATCTGATCTCTGATCTCCCACAATTATATGCAGCAAAAAGCCacctactatttttttttattattaaaaaaatgaaaatggtttgcttattattattatttatttattgttaactgatggaaagatttgtttgattgaGAGTAGGGTTTCTtatctgcttctgcttctgctacTACTTCTTCAATGGACATGATGATGAATATTGACgaatccaacaacaacaacaacaacaacaacatgatGAATAGTGATAGTAATAAGTTTCTTTCGTCTATTATGGCTACTGTCATCAACAAGAACACcaacaattcttcttcttcttcaccttctaCCTTCAACATGCCTCATCATCATAACTATACCAGCCAccaccagcaacaacaacaaaccgCCACAAACACCAACAGCAACGGCGCCGGAAGTAGTAGTGTACAAGTTAGGGATAAGATCATGGCACATCCTCTCTTCCCTCGTCTCTTATCTTCTTACCTTAATTGCTTGaaggtcatcatcatcatcatcatcatcatcatcatcaatatatCAATACTATTCTTATAACAAACTACATATGTTCTTTTTTTCTcataatgttattattatttatttaatttgatggtATTAAAGGTTGGAGCACCTCCAGAAGTGGTGGGTAGGTTAGAGGAGTTATGTGGAAAgtgttcatcatcatcatcatcaagaagaTCAGATAGTAATTCATGCATAGGTGAAGATCCAGGGCTTGATCAGTTCATGGAGGCATATTGTGAGATGCTCATTAAATATGAGCAAGAGATTTCTAAACCCTTCAAAGAAGCCATGCTCTTCTTCTCAACAATTGATTCCCAGCTTAAGGCCCTTTCTCTTTCACCACATTTTGGTATATATCCATAAACATTCATTAATTCAATTACCCTTTTAATTAAACAATATCTAAAGTTTCTTTATAtaacataacatccataattatatatttattttatttaaaataataattattaagtcTTAAATAAGACAATTTTGAAATGTTTGGActgggttttttattttttattgtctttgATAATCTATATGATCATCATGTGTGACCTATTGAAAAGaaagagatagaaaaaaaaaccctagaaattaaCCCTCCTTTGCTAGTTATGCCCGTTTAGCCATGGGAATCTTCAGAAGAAATGTCCTTCAtagtttataattaaatttgttggtattaaatttaaatattaaaaattgttagcaaatagaaaagtaataattatatatatacacatataaatcacttggaaaaaaaattaatactaaggAAAATAGTAAATGATTGTTTCATATATATCTAAAGAATGTTTATGAAAATAAATGATAGATTGTGAtgatataatatatttttcatttaaaaatgtTCATTTGAATATCTCTTGAATGAGTTGCATATCAGTCAAATGATCATTCTCATCATAAATAGTGTCACTAGAGTTTTACATGAACTTGATTAAAAGTTCGAATCAATTATTTAATGGGTCCAATGTGTTTGAAAAATTGTATTTTCCcccttttttagttattattcgaatgattgaaaaatttattcttaatgcTTCCCAATTAAGTGATCAATTCATTATAATTTTCGTTTGGTCATGGTTTGCCGCATTATTATTAgtgcttatttcttctttttaattgtttcttCACTTCATTTAAATATGTAAATGATTTTGTCTTGGTCAAATTAAAGTCCTTTAAGGAACAGTTGGTAGAAAAGGGAAACTTCTTGTCTTGTTTTCTCTTGTCATGTGTTTCTTTTATCAAATTGTTCCCTATGCAGTAGTTTAATTTGTTAGTTTCTCAAATTAATTGAATCTGTCACTACTGTTTTTTATGTGTGGTTATTTTTCGTTCTTTTCATCTCTTTCTGTATGCACTTTAATTTATCAATGGTCTtgaatagtttttatttatttatttatttatttatataacaaTAGCTTCTTTTATGAAATTGACTAAGTGCGATTAGATCATTGATTAGATGCATTAATCAGGCTTTTAGCAAAAGGTTATTGTCTTTTGTAAGTGTTGACATTCTTAATGAAGACTTGCAAGTCACTTTTGCCATGTTATGCAAGTCTAACTTAacttaaataaagaaaatgctaatCAAATCTCTTTtgacgttttttttttattttttccccactTGGTGACCACTCTTGGCATATAATCTTTAGGTTATCTTGGATGTTATTGGATAATTCAAGAAATATTCTACCTAATTACATAACTAATATAATGCACCGCCTTTCAGATATACAAGAGCATGCTAATTTTAAAGAACATTCTTAACCcctcattttttataatatttagtcattatatttaaaaaaatacttgaatAAATTAATGAGTGTATTTGGAGTACTGAGTACATATAAAATGTGTATCAAAATTAtgcatttatatattaaaaaagttttacactatc contains:
- the LOC112702242 gene encoding homeobox protein SHOOT MERISTEMLESS, with the protein product MDMMMNIDESNNNNNNNNMMNSDSNKFLSSIMATVINKNTNNSSSSSPSTFNMPHHHNYTSHHQQQQQTATNTNSNGAGSSSVQVRDKIMAHPLFPRLLSSYLNCLKVGAPPEVVGRLEELCGKCSSSSSSRRSDSNSCIGEDPGLDQFMEAYCEMLIKYEQEISKPFKEAMLFFSTIDSQLKALSLSPHFGTNHQSESSSSLLQNEVDVLDENNNNNRNMDTSQAEEDRELKIQLLKKYSGYLGGLKKEFLKKKKNGKLPKEARQQLLDWWNRHYKWPYPSESQKQALAESTGLDLKQINNWFINQRKRHWKPSEDMQFAVMDATNHYMETIMCKPFPMDTMPILF